One stretch of Leptospira harrisiae DNA includes these proteins:
- the vapC gene encoding type II toxin-antitoxin system tRNA(fMet)-specific endonuclease VapC, whose protein sequence is MFLLDTNICIFLIKKKNQALLNKIKNNYNKGIFISSLTLAELEFGVENSEQKEKNRLSLIEFLSIFEILPFEQKDTQAFGLIKADLKKSGNLIGSVDALLAAQAISRNLTFITNNTKEFKRVKNLKIEDWSL, encoded by the coding sequence ATGTTTCTTTTAGATACAAATATCTGTATTTTTCTTATCAAAAAGAAGAATCAAGCCCTACTTAACAAGATAAAGAATAACTATAACAAAGGAATTTTCATTTCTTCTTTAACTCTAGCTGAGCTTGAATTTGGCGTAGAAAATAGTGAACAAAAGGAAAAAAATCGACTCTCTTTAATCGAATTTCTTTCTATCTTTGAAATATTGCCTTTCGAACAGAAAGATACACAAGCTTTTGGATTAATTAAAGCTGATTTAAAAAAATCAGGAAATCTGATTGGCTCTGTTGATGCTTTACTCGCCGCTCAAGCTATTTCAAGAAATTTAACTTTTATTACTAATAATACAAAGGAATTCAAGAGAGTTAAAAATCTGAAAATTGAAGATTGGTCTTTATAA
- the vapB gene encoding type II toxin-antitoxin system antitoxin VapB, which translates to MQTAKIFLNGRSQAVRLPKEFQFKGEEVFIQKVGDAVILVPKNKAWNAFLDGLNGFTDDFLKEGRTELPEPERDNF; encoded by the coding sequence ATGCAAACTGCCAAAATATTTCTAAACGGAAGAAGCCAAGCTGTTCGACTACCAAAAGAATTTCAATTTAAAGGTGAAGAAGTCTTTATACAGAAAGTTGGTGATGCTGTAATTTTAGTTCCGAAAAATAAAGCTTGGAATGCTTTTCTTGATGGTCTCAATGGATTTACAGATGATTTTCTTAAAGAAGGAAGGACTGAATTACCTGAACCAGAAAGAGACAATTTTTAA
- a CDS encoding HEPN domain-containing protein codes for MPLPPEIIFRFERNLERSEELIKVYIQSVSGKGRKSVKQTDVLRAAVVFLHASLEDLLRSVLKYTYPINASKDFINEIPLTGIQKGGRPEKFFLGALLDFRGKLVDDVVKQSITEYLEVISFNDTTEIVSRLEKAKIKYLDDTLNLLPKIDSMIKRRHAIVHQADENVDTGHGKHHANRINKWIVSDWIENIRKFGEEIIRLASSI; via the coding sequence ATGCCTTTACCTCCAGAAATTATATTTCGATTTGAACGAAACCTTGAGCGAAGCGAAGAACTGATCAAAGTTTATATTCAAAGTGTTTCCGGCAAGGGAAGAAAATCAGTAAAACAAACCGATGTTTTACGAGCCGCAGTAGTGTTTTTACACGCAAGTCTTGAAGATCTTCTAAGAAGCGTTCTTAAATATACTTACCCGATCAATGCATCAAAAGATTTTATCAATGAAATACCTCTTACAGGTATTCAGAAGGGAGGTCGGCCTGAAAAATTCTTTTTAGGCGCCCTTTTAGATTTCAGAGGAAAGTTAGTCGATGATGTAGTAAAGCAAAGTATTACTGAGTATTTAGAAGTGATTAGTTTCAATGATACAACGGAAATTGTAAGCCGCCTTGAAAAAGCCAAAATCAAATATTTAGATGATACACTCAATTTACTTCCTAAAATTGATTCCATGATCAAAAGAAGACACGCGATCGTACATCAAGCTGATGAAAATGTTGATACGGGTCACGGAAAACACCATGCAAACCGAATAAATAAATGGATAGTATCGGACTGGATAGAAAATATCAGGAAGTTTGGTGAAGAAATAATTAGATTAGCGAGTTCAATTTAA